The following proteins are co-located in the Halictus rubicundus isolate RS-2024b chromosome 1, iyHalRubi1_principal, whole genome shotgun sequence genome:
- the LOC143358467 gene encoding dynein axonemal heavy chain 17-like, whose protein sequence is MAEINDEAEEQEEMVEEEEEVDEETLALRREKWQPYLTYVDNLISKGLIQAVSTSICYILDETDPEGNMFPLFEIQLYLENPHINFRPAVELDDPEGFYVFFEGLLLDMVKMGILIPRVDPEMLEERENYGTDVAEEFGIVFMMEETCNRVKLALVDIQEHAHIYEVFSWLWLDSRQEYLDYFLRYAQYVAIEDREMISEHPDYLPEHLKLKKPELSDFKDEIDYFMDLYQKCDQLSNEYIACQWLRLDIKPFKQSLLNTICKWANVLKDYLVNRITTQYVLTIIIVIKLRILCIYQKNHEIENYRDSWRI, encoded by the exons ATGGCAGAGATCAATGACGAAGCAGAAGAACAAGAGGAAATGgtagaggaagaggaagaagttGACGAAGAAACGCTAGCACTACGACGTGAGAAATGGCAGCCCTATCTCACCTACGTTGACAACTTAATTTCGAAGGGTCTCATCCAGGCTGTTTCTACCag TATCTGCTACATACTGGACGAAACTGATCCCGAAGGAAACATGTTCCCTTTGTTCGAAATACAACTGTATCTAGAG AACCCTCACATCAACTTTCGGCCAGCAGTGGAACTTGACGACCCTGAAGGATTCTACGTCTTCTTCGAAGGATTGTTACTTGATATGGTGAAGATGGGCATACTCATTCCCCGTGTCGATCCCGAAATGCTAGAAGAACGAGAAAATTATGGG ACAGACGTGGCAGAGGAATTCGGTATTGTTTTCATGATGGAGGAAACTTGCAACAGAGTAAAGCTGGCTCTAGTTGATATTCAAGAGCACGCTCAC ATATACGAAGTTTTCTCCTGGCTGTGGTTAGACAGCAGACAAGAATATTTAGACTATTTTCTTCGGTACGCTCAGTACGTGGCAATCGAAGACAGAGAGATGATCTCTGAACATCCTGATTACCTCCCGGAACATTTAAAGCTGAAGAAGCCAGAATTATCGGATTTCAAAGATGAGATTGATTATTTCATGGATCTATATCAGAAATGCGATCAACTGTCTAATGAATACATCGCTTGTCAGTGGTTGAGATTAGACATAAAACCATTTAAACAATCTCTCTTGAATACCATTTGCAAGTGGGCCAATGTGCTGAAGGACTATTTGGTCAATCGTATTACTACCCAGTACGTTCTTACAATTATTATCGTTAtcaaactgcgaattttatgcatttatcagaaaaaccacgaaatagaaaattatagGGACAGTTGGAGAATCTGA
- the LOC143355942 gene encoding dynein beta chain, ciliary-like, which produces MVKKLHARVFRAQDNLKYVMDRLYLWAMAPVLYRKDARDEHLLSIADKDDRFEERFAEIEETAQELNRILDENYKLFFNLLPDSFYEEEESEDADARIMDQSEILEEAVPESPR; this is translated from the exons ATGGTTAAAAAACTGCATGCTCGAGTGTTCCGAGCACAGGACAATTTAAAATACGTTATGGACAGACTGTATCTCTGGGCAATGGCGCCGGTTCTGTATCGCAAAGACGCGAGGGACGAACATTTACTGTCGATCGCAGACAAAGATGATCGATTTGAGGAAAGATTCGCGGAAATCGAAGAAACCGCTCAAGAACTGAATCGAATTTTGGATGAAAATTACAAGTTATTCTTCAACCTGCTGCCGGATTCGTTTTACGAAGAGGAAGAGTCCGAGGATGCCGATG CGCGAATAATGGACCAATcagaaattttagaagaagcaGTGCCGGAATCACCAAGGTGA
- the LOC143356017 gene encoding dynein axonemal heavy chain 9-like, with protein MKLRERYHFPIECAKLCDHPLITAKMQSELRSKYLELETLINEKEQEIFNAWAETVPEIIELHLSKPLLRVGDDQLLELNFDTELTTLLREIRYMIIMKRTDLSEEALNFYDSSEFYSKSTYDLTLITNWYNRIRSESVPVEFQLIEDEVEEIDKLINYGQENYNWKSPGTDVRMFYALINDSFQCM; from the exons ATGAAATTGCGTGAGAGGTATCATTTTCCAATCGAATGTGCAAAATTATGCGACCATCCTCTAATTACAGCGAAAATGCAAAGCGAGCTCAGAAGCAAATACCTAGAACTGGaa ACGCTCATTAATGAGAAGGAGCAAGAGATTTTCAATGCGTGGGCGGAAACAGTGCCAGAAATAATTGAACTTCATTTATCGAAACCATTGTTAAGAGTCGGAGACGACCAACTATTGGAACTGAATTTCGATACTGAGTTAACAACATTGTTAAGGGAAATTCGTTATATGATTATAATGAAGAGGACCGATCTCTCGGAAGAGGCACTTAATTTTTACGATAGTTCAGAATTTTATTCCAAGAGCACTTACGATCTCACTTTGATTACGAACTG GTACAACAGAATACGAAGTGAAAGTGTTCCAGTCGAGTTCCAATTAATAGAGGATGAGGTTGAGGAAATTGACAAGTTAATTAATTATGGCCAAGAGAATTACAATTGGAAATCTCCAGGTACGGATGTGCGAATGTTTTATGCCTTAATTAATGACAGTTTTCAATGTATGTAG
- the LOC143356068 gene encoding dynein beta chain, ciliary-like, producing MKCLHKRKRKYIQFKIWILLQLVIFNIIVFIAALLETRDINLYLKPLEYNFKEVESCEFKDLGSKVKALLHCACLMWANSKYYSLERMIALLQEISNLVISQHVSSIHTLNVRRAYIR from the exons ATGAAATGTTTgcataaaagaaaaagaaaatatatacaatttaaaatttGGATCCTTCTTCAacttgtaatttttaatatcattGTTTTTATTGCAGCACTGCTAGAAACCAGggatattaatttatatttgaaaCCTTTGGAATACAATTTTAAAGAGGTCGAGAGCTGTGAATTCAAGGATTTGGGATCAAAAGTGAAAGCCCTGCTACATTGTGCCTGTCTAATGTGGGCAAACTCAAAGTACTACTCTTTGGAAAGAATGATTGCCCTGTTGCAAGAAATTTCGAACTTGGTGATATCTCAG CATGTTTCAAGCATTCATACTTTAAATGTTAGGCGTGCATACATCCGGTGA
- the LOC143358487 gene encoding dynein beta chain, ciliary-like: MADKEEKKEEDERFEYIYTYLTLSRKLKSDRWAKMLSNADFKDLISKFFTTPSEMILVLQITQAGLLTPYLEITQSKRKLTYFIKKRPQTVTETNYMDLLIPGDMAPNPIEELAVLVEDAYVPVLSNPKNHIGWPEVARADVKKQIYNLRTLIWQVKGKITGQTLLPMPMGIEDLLQHENLSPVDSKTLELKNNIEKIVIKWATQINEILNEEFTKKTGAPVPEQSEMNYWSMRLKNMESLYQQLKDPRVISMRMFLEQMESPYSEYFTNLIRSVAACM, encoded by the exons ATGGCTgacaaagaagaaaagaaggagGAAGATGAGCGGTTCGAGTACATTTACACTTATCTCACACTATCAAGGAAATTGAAGTCTGACAGATGGGCGAAAATGTTGTCGAACGCAGATTTTAAG GATCTCATTAGCAAGTTTTTTACCACACCATCGGAGATGATCCTAGTATTGCAAATCACACAAGCTGGTCTCTTGACACCTTATCTAGAAATAACGCAATCCAAGAGAAAGCTTACGTACTTCATAAAGAAGAGACCGCAGACAGTTACCGAGACTAATTACATGGATCTGCTGATTCCGGGTGACATGGCACCGAATCCGATCGAAGAATTGGCAGTCCTCGTGGAGGAT GCATACGTTCCCGTTTTATCCAATCCGAAGAATCATATTGGCTGGCCCGAAGTTGCCAGAGCAGATGTAAAGAAACAAATATATAATCTTCGAACACTAATCTGGCag GTTAAAGGGAAAATAACAGGCCAGACATTGCTCCCAATGCCAATGGGTATCGAAGATCTTCTTCAACATGAAAATTTATCTCCGGTTGACTCTAAAACGCTCGAACTGAAAAACAACATTGAGAAAATCGTAATCAAGTGGGCGACTCAAATCAATGAGATCTTAAATGAAGAGTTCACTAAGAAGACAGGTGCACCTGTGCCGGAACAGTCTG AGATGAATTATTGGAGTATGAGACTGAAGAATATGGAATCGCTTTACCAACAATTGAAAGATCCAAGAGTGATCAGCATGCGCATGTTTCTGGAACAAATGGAGAGTCCTTATTCggaatattttacaaatttaataagaAGCGTAGCTGCATGTATGTaa